GTAGTACATGCTCATGTTTATGTTTTTTGTAAATGGGTTTATGATTTGAATTTTGTTGGTTGTTGTGCTTTTGTTGTGTTTTATTGTTCCTTCATATTTTGCTATGATTTCATGTGTTCCTATCTTTTTTAGTTCTATATTAATTATCGCGACTCCATTTTTGTCTGTCTGCAAGGTTGTTGTTTTTCCGTTGAATTTTATTTTAATTGTTTCGTTTGGTAATGGCTTGTTGTTGGAATCTGTTAATTTTACTTGATACTGTTGTATGTCATTGTAGTACATTCCTATGTTTGTTCCGGTTAATGTGGTATTAAGTACAATTAAACTATTATTGGGTCCAATCGGATAATTATGGGTTACAATATTTGAATTATCAGAAAAGCTAACTGATGCATCTGAATTACTATTAGCACTAATTAATAAATTATCCCTAATTATATTATTTTTAGAATTTCTTAACAAAATTATTGTATAATTTTGTGTTGTAGTGATATTATTATTAATAATGCTATTTTTTGAAGATGAATATAATGTAATAGAACCGAAAATAATATTAGAAATTAAATTATTATTTCCCAGTTCTTCGTTTATTGTAATATTGCCTTTAATTGTTGAATTTTTAACGAGATTCATAGACCCAAGTAAAAGATTATTCTTTATTATACATTTATTAAGTGTTCCATTACTTAATGTTGCATTTTTATTAATAGTATTGTTATATGCAATACCCTCATAAACATATAATTCATTTACAATATTGTTATATGCGATACCTTGAAGTATTAATTTGTTTGCAGTATTGTTATGTGCAGTTCCAGTTTTATCAACAATAAGATTTCCACCAATTATTTTATTATTATATCCAGTTGAATTTTCATCAATGCATATGGAAGCGGATCTTGTTAAAATATTATTTCTAACAATTCCAGATATTCCTGAATTAATTCCACTATCCCCAATATAATCAACTGTATTATTTTCAATTAAATTATACCATCCAAATACTTTTAAAGGTATGCAAATACCAGATGGTGGATCAGTACCATAAATTCTATTATTTGTAATGTTATTGTAAATGTTAAATTTTATCCCCTCTGGAATAAATACATTATAATGATTTAAATATAGTATATTACCTGCAAATCCAATTCCCCTTATTGTATTATTGTCTATTGTACAATAATTTGCCCATGAAAGAACTAACGAACTAGAACCTCCGTTATTTTGTGTTGAAAAATAACTATTTCTCACTGTGATATAGGTTGAATTTTCACGAATTGCTATAACACCAACACCAGATCCCACTCTTTGATTTTCGACAATGACACTAATATTATTTAGAGTCACATAATTTGTGTTTGCTAACCATAATTGCGTATTATGAAATTTGATTCCAGATACGTTTGTTCCAGAACCCCCATTATGAATAGCAAAACTATTCCCCACATATTCTCCAAAATAATTTCCAGCAGTCGTGTTCATATCAATGTATGCATCATGGGTTGTTGAAATTATATTTATTGGTTTTGTTATATTTATTATAAATGATTCATTTTCATTTGCTATGAATTTTCCCTGAAAGTCTAAGGTTGCTCCAGATGCTACATCCTCTTTTAATAACCCCTTCTCATCAAAGTAATCATGAAAAGTTTGGTTCGTTACGATATTATCTAAATTCTTATTTTTTATATTTTCTTGATTTTTTTCTATTAGTGTTATTTCATTATAATATTCATTTATTTCAATTTTAGGATTTATACAAACACAATTGTTAGTTGTATGGTTATCAGTTGCATAAACAACACTTGTTAATGAAATAATTATTATTAAAAATATACTAATAAAAAAATATATATTTTTTAATTTCATTATTAAAACCCCTATAATCTAAACTTATAGTAAATGTTTTATATAAATTTGTCTTTAATAATATTCATGACTCTTTCAAAAACTTTGTTGATTTTCAAAATCCTTTTTGCGATTGTCATTCCAAATTAAATCTCTGCGATAGATTCGTTTTAAAACACCTCGTTTGGTCTTGAATGTTCTTTTTCTAGATTTTGGCATTGTTTTTTGGAAGGCATTTTCAATTTTGTTACTTGTTTTTTCAATTCGTTTATCTTTTAAGTGATGAATAAAGCTTTTATATCGAGGAGTGATTGATTTTCTGATTATTTTGTAAATAACTGGATGAAAATCATCTTTGCGATAAATTAAAGATTGTACTTCATTTTTGAATTCATCGTAATCATTTAAATCGAATAAATCTTTGATTATTTTCAGTTGTTTGCGGCATTCTTGATATTCTTCGTCAGAAATGAGATTTTTATCTTTAAAAGTTTTTAATTGTTTATTTTAAACTTTTTTTAGTATGGAAAATACATAATTGGTGTTTAAAACCTAGTTTTGGTATAATTGAGGCATATTTTTTATCTAAATCTGTTGTGATTGCAATTTTATTTTTATTTACTGTAGATTCTCTTAAAAACTTCTCAACAGTGTTTTCATCTTCAGTATCGTAAATTGCATCGGCTACGATGCAATTTGAAATTGAATCAAGTAAGGTGTGTCGATATTTCCATTCTCCATTGATTTTTATCCATTCTACATCAAAGACATAATATCCCGAGCAACGACCTAAATCAAATTCTAAAATGTTTTCATCAACAAAAAGCCAATTTTCAATCGTTTGATGTGAAACTGTTATTCCAAAGAATTTTTTAAAAGATTTACAAACATTTTTCAAGCTTCCCAGATAATCTGAAATTAAATGCTCTGATTTACTTTTCAATTCATTCGTAAAATTACTGTTTTTATCAACAAGACTTGTTAAATCAGTTTGAAAGGTTTTACCACAACGTTTACAAATATAACGCTGAACTTTCACCTTAGTTTTGCCTATTTCTTTAAATACTAATGTTCTTTTTGTAAAACCATATTTAACTACATGACGAGTTCCACAATGAGGGCATCGAGCTAAACTCATTTTAAAATACGGAACATCCTTCTTAAAACTCAAATCAAAAGATTTCAGAGCCTTTTGACAGGATTTAAAAATTTTCACAAAACGAGGATCTGAAAGGACAAATCCATCATTAAAATCACAAAATATATATTGTTTAACATCTAAAATACTATTTGGAGTATTTATTTTTTTATTAGGCATAATAAAAACTTTTACTCCACCTATTTATTAAATTTAACTATTTTTAGACAAAATTAAAAATTCCAAACTAATTTTCATCAAAAAATTTCAAATCAACAAAGTTTTTGAAAGAGCCAGTTTTTGAAAGAGCCTTAAATATTTATATAATATCAGGTTAAATATTATAGTGTACAATCCAAAAGTAATAAATAATTTTTTTTTATAGTATACTTTTAAAATCATTTTCTACAAAAAATATATGTTTAAAATAAAAATTGGAGAATTATTAAAATTAAATGGAGACGAAATGATATGAAATATTATAAGTATATAGTTCTAATTTTCATTCTATTTTTAACAATAGGTATCGTATCAGCTAGTGGTAGTATAACTGATAATGATGATTCAACTCCTGTTAGTGATGCTACACACATATATGAAACTTCAGATATGGATGAAAATATTGGTGTAACAACTGGAAATACTACGGACAACATTCTAACAACAAATGATGATACATCAAGTAATATTCTAAAAGAGGATGAAGATGGGTCTTATAATGATTTACAAACCCAAATCAATGATAATAGTGTTGTAAGTTTAGATAAAAATTACAAATATAAAAATAATACAGACAGTGCTAATGTTTTATTTATTGAAAAAAAAGATGAATTTGAAATTAATGGAAATAACTATCAAATTAGTGGAAGTGATTTTCAGCAGGTATTTTTTCAATTAAAAATTCAGCTAAAGTCACTATTAAAAACCTTATTTTAACTCACGGGGTAGGAGCTATTAAAATAGAAAACTCTAATATAACTTTAATAAATGTTAGATTTACAAATAATAATGCATCAAATCAAGGTGGAGCCATACATGCTGAAAATTCTAATGTGGATATAATAGATTCTTCATTTAATAAAAATACGGCATTAAATTTTGGTGGAGATATTTACTCTAGAAACAGCACAATTATAAGTTTAAATTCTAATTATACTAATTCTTCCTCTTCATATGGAGGATCTGCTGTAATTGTATATGGAAATTATGCATCAACTAATGATAGATATATTGATACTTCATCAGAACAAGGTGCTGCAATCTACACTTATTCTTCTAAGTTATATGTTAATAATGGAACATTTAACTCAAATAATCCTATTAATTGGGCTTTTATATATTCAATGGGAACAGAACCTATAACCATTATAAACAGTAATTTCTATAATACTACATCTAATTATTCTACTGCAATTCACAGTAAAACTAAAACAACCATTGTAAATACAAATTTCACTAATCTTAGAGCATTATTTACAGCAGGTGTAATTGGTCTTAAGGAAAGCGATTATGCAATTATAGAAAATTGTACATTTACAAATACCTCCTCAACAAATGATGGTGGAGCAATATATGCAGATGCTATAGGGTGGACTAAATTACAGGGAGGTCATGTTTTTTTAAATAATTCTAAATTCAATAATTGTAGTGCAGGATTTGGTGCTGCTATAATGGTACTTGGTGGAAATTTAACTGTTGAAAATTCTGAATTTATAAATAATAATGCAATATATGATGGTGGTGCAATATATTTATCCACGCTAAAAAATATTACAATTTCTAATTCTAATTTTACAAATAATAAACTATATTGTTCAGACTATATTCCGGCATATGGTAGTGTAATATATGTTGCATTTTCAAATATTACTCTTGATAATCTAAATTTAACCGGAAATGGTAATGAAGAGGTTTATGGTGCAATATATTCTTATGGAAATAATTTAACCATTAAAAATTCCTATTTCAATGAAAACAAAGAAGCATTATATGAAGTATTTGGAAATATACTAAATATTTCAGAAAACAATAATTTCACAACAGATAATTGTACATTAAATCAAACAAATTATATTTCACTAATTGAGGAAGAGGGACTTCAAATTACACTTTTAAATAATACTATTAGTATTACAAACCTTCCAAGTAAATTTGATTTACGTGATTTTGGATGGGTAAGTCCAGTTAAAAATCAAGGTGATATGGCTTCATGTTGGACATTTGGTGCTACAGGTGCACTTGAATCTGCAATACTTAAGGCTACAGGTTTAAGATATGTTCTATCAGAAAATAATATACAAAACAGTGCTTTAGCATATTCTATTTTAGGATCTGCTAATTTATTTGAAGGAGGAATGTCTGAAAACGCAGCACTATATGTACTTAGTTGGTTAGGTGTGGTTTCAAATGAAGATGATGCATATGATGAGCTTGGTAAAATTTCATTAATGATGACTACAGATGCTAAAATCCACATTAAAGATGTTAAATTCATAGCTCCACGAAAAAGCGTGAATGATGAAAATTGGTTAAAGGATATTAAACAAACATTGTTAAATTATGGTTCTGTAACTATTAATTATAATGCTATTCACGATTCACCAGAGTACAATCCAAAGACTTTTGCACAATATTATAATGGTACGGCACCTTCAAATCATGCTGTATCAATTGTTGGATGGGATGATAATTTCAAAAAGGAAAATTTCAATATTAAACCACCTAGTGATGGTGCATTTATTGTAAAAAATAGTTGGGGTAAATCTTGGGGTGATGGAGGTTATTTTTATCTTTCATATTATGATACATCTTTAGGTTTTACTAATTCCCTTGCATATATTTTAGAAAACACTGCTAATTATACTAAAAATTATCAATATGATGTTGGAGGAACTCTCATTTTACTTAATTCCAAAGTGTTAGAATCTCCAAATGTATTATATAAAAATATATTTAAAGCAATTGATGATGATTTAATTGCTGCAGTTGGAACTTACTTTGAAGACATTCAAAACTACACTATGAATATTTCAGTGAATGGTCAGTTAAAATTAACTCAAAAAGGCATAAGCCCTTATAGAGGTTATCATACAATTCCATTAAATGAATATGTTCCAATAAAAAAAGAGGATGTTTTTGAAGTAGTTTTTGAAAGTTCAACATTACCTATTTTATTACATTCAAGAGAAGTTTATAAAGATAATACTTCATTTCTCTATATAAATGGAGAATGGAACAATTTAAAAAATGAAACCCCTTTTGGCCCATCAACAGCATGTATAAAAGTATACACTTTAACTGATAAGTCTAGTATAAAATCTAATGATTTTAACACTTACTACGGTAATAATAATTCATTTAATGCAACATTTTATGATGTAGATGGACAATTACTTAAAAATGCAAAGGTTAACTTTATTGTTGATGGTAAAAATTATACAACATCCACTAATGAATTAGGCATAGCAATGCTTTCTAATTTGGCTGTTGGAGTATATAAGGTAACTATTGTAAATCCAATAAATAAAGAAACCATTACAAAAACTGCAACCGTTAAATCAAGATTATCTGCATCAAACATTCAAATGTATTATACAGATGGATCTAAATTTAAAGTTCGTGCATTAGATACTAATGGTAAAGCAGTTTCAGGCCAAAGTATTAGAGTAACTATTGGAAACACCGTATATAATGTTAAAACTGATAAAAATGGTTATTCATACATTAAAGTTACACTTGCACCTAAAACTTATAAAGTAACAAGCGAGTATGCAGGCTGTAAAATATCTAATACCCTAAAAATCAAACAAGTTTTAAAAGTAAGTAATGTTAATGTTAAAAAGATTGCTAAATCCTTTAAAATTAAGATCACCTTAAAAGGTAAAAAAGCACTTAAATCTAAAAAAGTAACTATTATACTTAATAATAATATTTATCATGTTAAAACCAATTCAAAAGGGATAACTACTTTAAAACTTAGTAAATCAGTTATTAAAACCCTTAAAAAGGGTAAAAAGTATACTGTAAAATCAACTTATGGTTTAACTACAGTTTCAAGTTATGTGAAAGTTAAATAAGGATTAAATCCTTGTTTATTAAATTTGTTTATTAAGGGTGTCCGCCAAAATTAATTTTTTGATTTTTTTTTGAAAAATTTTTTCATATTTAAATTTTTTATTTATTTTCTTGTTTATAGTTTTGGACAAAAAATTTTTTAGTTAAGGTTGATGAATTTTTTAATCCAATTTTTATAATATCAATCATTATTTATAATCCTATGTTTGTGTGCTTTTCAGAATTTAATTTATTTGCTTTATTTTTTATTTTTACTAAAAATTATTTCTTCAGAACTATTATTGTTTGCTATAAATTCTTTAAATTCATTTTTTGATGAGTTAAATTGTGTTTTCAGATTTTAGTTGATTATATATTTCAGTTTCATCTAATTTCGTATCTGCTAAAATATTTTTAAGTTCTAATATTAAATTTTTATTTTCACAATTGACAATTTTAAGCTGTATTAATGATTTTATTTCCTCAAATGTGCGTGTATTTGGTTGAAATAAGATTAATGAATTGCCATTTACTGCTTGGTATCCATTTGCGTTTAATTTTATTCTCGTAGTTATTTTTGTCTGTCTATTTTTTTTTGTTCCTAATAAATAGTATAATCGGCTTGTATTATCTTTATTTTGCACTGCTGTTTGATCTGCGAATACTAATATATCTTTTTTCAAATCTATTTTCTTTTGTGTTTTTTTTTAGTTGTTCTGAAGCATCTTCTGGTGCTTCAGCAGGAATAATATAGGGTTTTCCATTATCCGAAGCCTAAATTTTTCATTATCCGCCTAATTTGTCTATCACTATAAGTAACGCCAAATTCTTCGATTATTTCGTGTTTTACTTCTCTAACGCTTGTTAATTGTTTTTTTATAATGTTCTCTTTTAGTTCTTCAAATTGTTTTTCTGATAATTTTGTTTTTCGTCCAGATCCTTCTTTTCTAAGTAATCCATCAAATCCTTCTTCATTCCAAGCTTTTAACCATGCATGGCCTGTTGGAATTGTTTTCCCACGTTTTTCTATTGCATATTTTACTGTTTCACCAGCATAAATGTCTTCAATGAATGTAATTTTTTCATAAAATTCTATATAATGTTTTAAATCAGCTTTAACTTCATGAATTTTAGAAAGTGGGATTTTTTTGTTAATATAAGCATTCCTACTCATATTAATCTTTTAGTCACATTTAATATAAATATTTTTTGTCCAAAACTATAATATAAAAATATTTATCAATAGTCAATCTGAAAATGAATAAAAAAAAGAAAATATTAATATTACAGATTTTCTTTTAATATATATCCTAAATAAACACCAAGATAAGCAGCAACAGGAATTAATAAAATAAATAATATTATTTTAAATACACCACTTAAATCTATAGATGGTGCGTATGTTGGAGTAGTAGATTGATATGTACTGCCATATAAATTACTGCCACCAGATGAGAAAACATGACTTAAAAGAGAAAAAATTCCCATTAAAAATGTAAATATTAAACCAATTCCGCATGAGACCACTGCAAAAATACTTCCCAGATACACAGAAAAGTTGGGAACAACATAAGATTTATCCCTGCATCCATAATATCCCACAAAAATAGCACCAAAGAATACTGAAAACACAATTGTCAATAGAAGATAAGTAATAAAATCTATTGACCCCTTTTCCATAAATGATGACCAAACAAATGATCCTGCAAATAGAAATACCCCAAATATTACAAATGAAAATACGATTATTGAAAAGTTTGTTCTTTCATTTAAATTATCAAAAAAAGATTTATCTTCTTTAATATGTTCATGACTAGGTATTTTGTTATTTAAATCAAAACCACATTCAGAACAGAACTCAGTATCCTCATCCACTTCAAATCCACAATTAGGACAATGTCTTATAATATCCATATAATCACCTTATTAATATATTGGGAATAAGATATTAAAAAACTTTTCAAAAAAAAATAGAATTGTAATTCTCTAAAAGAAAATTACAATCCTAAAGTATTATAAATAAACCAATTACAAATAGTGCGATTAGCAGTAAAATATCTACATCCCCTGATTCAGGGGCTTCTTCAATTGTTTGATTATCTGTTGATGTTTTATTAACATCGGTTGAATTGTTTAATTGGCTTATAATTGGATTTGAATTTGAACCAAGTTCCTTTAGATAGTCATGAATCATAGTTGGAGCTGAAGATGATGTTGTTTTAACACAAGATGATGTTTTAGAATGCCCTTGTTTATGTTTTAGATAATCAAAGTCTGAGTAGTTAAAATCAGATTCATTATCATCAAAATCGTCACAGTAAGTTTTTTATTATATATATTCACCAAATATGTAAAAATAACATTACAAAAAAAAGAAAAAATTGATTTAAATTCCATTAACAAAGGATTTAAACCAATTCAATAAACCATCAAGTGAAAATCCACTATCAGAAGTACTGTTTAATAAACTACCCAATTGACTTTTGTAGTGATTAACATCACCTTGTACATTTTGTACTTGCTCAATACTGTCTGCCAAGTTCTCTATATCAGTATTAGTAATGTTAATGTTATTGTTTTGAACATGATTATTAATAATATTGACAATAGAATCATGATCCGTTACATTATCATTAGCTACCTCTTCTTTTACCTGGTCAACCAAGGCAGATAATTCATTAGCATCTACTCCTGAGTTTTCAACAATTTCTCCTTGTGTGTATATTTCATCGCTTGCGGCTTTTTTTACATTATCCGGAATTTCAAGATTTGTTGCTTCTTCATAAGCATTCATGATTCCTGCAAGAGCGGATTCCCCAGTAGCTGAAACCGGACTTGTTACATAAACATGTCCCCTTGTAATTCCAGCAGATTTTAAAGCTGAAATATACATATCTCCAGTTATTGTTGTGATTTTTGATTTATCCACAGTTACCTCTAAATTATCGTTGTCATTTAAATCTAGAAATGCAGATGAAAGGATTTGATTTGAAGAGTAAGACTTCCCTGTAATACCGCTTGAAACTTGATTTACCTGATTAGCAGTAATTACTTTTGTTACCACATTATTCAAATCCACATTTGATTGTTTAACGAAAAACGAATCCACATCAGATTTATAATTGCTATTTGCATTAGTGGTTTCACCATAAGTTATTACAAGATTAGAATCTGTTGAAAATCCGGCTGGCATTAACATACCTAATATAATCAAAGCCAATATTGCTATAGTAATCTTTTTCATAATTATCACCTCTTAAATAGATTAACCTTATTTATTATGTCATTTATTGAGCATTCGCCATTACGTTTACTTCCAGAAAAAAATTTTGAAAGTTCGAATTCATAATCTTTTGCATCTTTCTGTGCTGAATGTACATCTTCTATTGTACTTGCAAGGCTTTCAACATCATTATCTGAAATATTGAAATTATTTATTTCACAATTCTTATTAATTATTTTCACTATTTCAGCGTGATCAGTTATGTTTTCTGCGCTTACTTCATATTTAACTGCACTTACCAATTGAGTTAAATTTTCAGCTGAGATATCTGAATTTTCAACAATTTTAGATTGTGTATATATTTCACGATTAGCTGCTGTTTTAACATTCATAGGCATTTCAATATTTGTTACAGATTCATAAGAGTTTAAAACTTCAGAAATTGAATTTTCTCCAGTTATATTTGCCGGACTGGTTATGTAAACAACCCCTTTAGTTATACCTGCTGATCTAAGAGCCAATTCATACATATCACTTGTAACTACTGTAACTTTAGATGAATCAACTATGACTTTAAGTTCGTTGCATTCACTTAAATCAACAAGACAGGCAGAGCATATTTGATCTATTGAGTAACTTTGATTTGTAAAAGAATTATACAGATCATTGACATTTTTTGCCGTGAAGACTTTATTATTAGTATCTACAACATCAACATTCGCATTTTCTTTAAAATAATTATTA
This portion of the Methanobrevibacter sp. V74 genome encodes:
- a CDS encoding Ig-like domain repeat protein, with product MKLKNIYFFISIFLIIIISLTSVVYATDNHTTNNCVCINPKIEINEYYNEITLIEKNQENIKNKNLDNIVTNQTFHDYFDEKGLLKEDVASGATLDFQGKFIANENESFIINITKPINIISTTHDAYIDMNTTAGNYFGEYVGNSFAIHNGGSGTNVSGIKFHNTQLWLANTNYVTLNNISVIVENQRVGSGVGVIAIRENSTYITVRNSYFSTQNNGGSSSLVLSWANYCTIDNNTIRGIGFAGNILYLNHYNVFIPEGIKFNIYNNITNNRIYGTDPPSGICIPLKVFGWYNLIENNTVDYIGDSGINSGISGIVRNNILTRSASICIDENSTGYNNKIIGGNLIVDKTGTAHNNTANKLILQGIAYNNIVNELYVYEGIAYNNTINKNATLSNGTLNKCIIKNNLLLGSMNLVKNSTIKGNITINEELGNNNLISNIIFGSITLYSSSKNSIINNNITTTQNYTIILLRNSKNNIIRDNLLISANSNSDASVSFSDNSNIVTHNYPIGPNNSLIVLNTTLTGTNIGMYYNDIQQYQVKLTDSNNKPLPNETIKIKFNGKTTTLQTDKNGVAIINIELKKIGTHEIIAKYEGTIKHNKSTTTNKIQIINPFTKNINMSMYYQEKINYKIQIIGKNNKPIKADETIIFKINKKTIKTKTNKNGYATIKLTLKPGKYSKTWKIHNSNNNNIQKL
- a CDS encoding C1 family peptidase codes for the protein MDIIDSSFNKNTALNFGGDIYSRNSTIISLNSNYTNSSSSYGGSAVIVYGNYASTNDRYIDTSSEQGAAIYTYSSKLYVNNGTFNSNNPINWAFIYSMGTEPITIINSNFYNTTSNYSTAIHSKTKTTIVNTNFTNLRALFTAGVIGLKESDYAIIENCTFTNTSSTNDGGAIYADAIGWTKLQGGHVFLNNSKFNNCSAGFGAAIMVLGGNLTVENSEFINNNAIYDGGAIYLSTLKNITISNSNFTNNKLYCSDYIPAYGSVIYVAFSNITLDNLNLTGNGNEEVYGAIYSYGNNLTIKNSYFNENKEALYEVFGNILNISENNNFTTDNCTLNQTNYISLIEEEGLQITLLNNTISITNLPSKFDLRDFGWVSPVKNQGDMASCWTFGATGALESAILKATGLRYVLSENNIQNSALAYSILGSANLFEGGMSENAALYVLSWLGVVSNEDDAYDELGKISLMMTTDAKIHIKDVKFIAPRKSVNDENWLKDIKQTLLNYGSVTINYNAIHDSPEYNPKTFAQYYNGTAPSNHAVSIVGWDDNFKKENFNIKPPSDGAFIVKNSWGKSWGDGGYFYLSYYDTSLGFTNSLAYILENTANYTKNYQYDVGGTLILLNSKVLESPNVLYKNIFKAIDDDLIAAVGTYFEDIQNYTMNISVNGQLKLTQKGISPYRGYHTIPLNEYVPIKKEDVFEVVFESSTLPILLHSREVYKDNTSFLYINGEWNNLKNETPFGPSTACIKVYTLTDKSSIKSNDFNTYYGNNNSFNATFYDVDGQLLKNAKVNFIVDGKNYTTSTNELGIAMLSNLAVGVYKVTIVNPINKETITKTATVKSRLSASNIQMYYTDGSKFKVRALDTNGKAVSGQSIRVTIGNTVYNVKTDKNGYSYIKVTLAPKTYKVTSEYAGCKISNTLKIKQVLKVSNVNVKKIAKSFKIKITLKGKKALKSKKVTIILNNNIYHVKTNSKGITTLKLSKSVIKTLKKGKKYTVKSTYGLTTVSSYVKVK
- a CDS encoding helix-turn-helix domain-containing protein; this encodes MSRNAYINKKIPLSKIHEVKADLKHYIEFYEKITFIEDIYAGETVKYAIEKRGKTIPTGHAWLKAWNEEGFDGLLRKEGSGRKTKLSEKQFEELKENIIKKQLTSVREVKHEIIEEFGVTYSDRQIRRIMKNLGFG
- a CDS encoding zinc-ribbon domain-containing protein, which codes for MDIIRHCPNCGFEVDEDTEFCSECGFDLNNKIPSHEHIKEDKSFFDNLNERTNFSIIVFSFVIFGVFLFAGSFVWSSFMEKGSIDFITYLLLTIVFSVFFGAIFVGYYGCRDKSYVVPNFSVYLGSIFAVVSCGIGLIFTFLMGIFSLLSHVFSSGGSNLYGSTYQSTTPTYAPSIDLSGVFKIILFILLIPVAAYLGVYLGYILKENL
- a CDS encoding DUF1002 domain-containing protein → MKKITIAILALIILGMLMPAGFSTDSNLVITYGETTNANSNYKSDVDSFFVKQSNVDLNNVVTKVITANQVNQVSSGITGKSYSSNQILSSAFLDLNDNDNLEVTVDKSKITTITGDMYISALKSAGITRGHVYVTSPVSATGESALAGIMNAYEEATNLEIPDNVKKAASDEIYTQGEIVENSGVDANELSALVDQVKEEVANDNVTDHDSIVNIINNHVQNNNINITNTDIENLADSIEQVQNVQGDVNHYKSQLGSLLNSTSDSGFSLDGLLNWFKSFVNGI
- a CDS encoding DUF1002 domain-containing protein, whose translation is MIFVALVALIIIGILIPIGFSSDSDSVVITYGEATRLNPEYKEAVNNYFKENANVDVVDTNNKVFTAKNVNDLYNSFTNQSYSIDQICSACLVDLSECNELKVIVDSSKVTVVTSDMYELALRSAGITKGVVYITSPANITGENSISEVLNSYESVTNIEMPMNVKTAANREIYTQSKIVENSDISAENLTQLVSAVKYEVSAENITDHAEIVKIINKNCEINNFNISDNDVESLASTIEDVHSAQKDAKDYEFELSKFFSGSKRNGECSINDIINKVNLFKR